ACTCGACCGATACAATTGCAACACCTCAAAATACACAGGAAATGAAGCGCTGTTTTTGGCTTAATGCTAAATATATACAACAAGCCATAGAAAACAAAAAAGATCAAGGTTGATCAATTTGTTGCTATTTGCTATAATTACCTCATGAAGAAAATACGAGTTGCTGAATTATTTGCAGGTGTGGGTGGGTTTAGAATTGGCCTGGAATCTGCTGCAAAAAAACAAAAAAACCTTAAATATGAGGTTGTCTGGAGTAGTCAGTGGGAACCGGGTGCAACCACTCAACACGCATCAGAAATATATGAGTTAAATTTTGGTAAAGATGGACATTCAAATGAGGATATCCAAGAGGTCATCGCAAATAAATTTCACGAGATTCAAGATCACGATTTGCTCGTTGGCGGATTCCCTTGTCAGGATTATTCCGTCGCAAGAACACTAAGCCAAGCTAAAGGATTAGAGGGAAAAAAGGGGGTACTCTGGTGGTCAATTTATAATATCCTCAAAAAAAAAGGGAAAAATGCTCCCGGTTTTCTTATGTTGGAAAATGTTGACCGTCTTTTAAAATCACCATCTGGCCAGAGAGGTCGTGATTTTGCAGTTATGCTCTCATCTCTTAATAATTTAGGATACATCGTCGAATGGCGAGTAATAAATGCGGCCGAGTATGGAATGCCTCAAAGAAGAAGAAGAGTCTATATCCTAGGATATAAGAAAGGAACAAATATTTACAAAAAAATTAAAGCCGAAAAAAATAAGGAAAAATGGATAAATAATGACGGAGTCATTGCAAAAGTTTTTCCTGTAAAAAATACAATTACCAGCAATAACAGATTTTTCTTAGAGAAAGATTTAGTGAGACTATCTAAAAATTTTTCACTGGGTAAATCAACGAAAAGTCCTTTTGAAATCGCAGGCATTATGATTGAC
The genomic region above belongs to Candidatus Taylorbacteria bacterium and contains:
- the dcm gene encoding DNA (cytosine-5-)-methyltransferase; protein product: MKKIRVAELFAGVGGFRIGLESAAKKQKNLKYEVVWSSQWEPGATTQHASEIYELNFGKDGHSNEDIQEVIANKFHEIQDHDLLVGGFPCQDYSVARTLSQAKGLEGKKGVLWWSIYNILKKKGKNAPGFLMLENVDRLLKSPSGQRGRDFAVMLSSLNNLGYIVEWRVINAAEYGMPQRRRRVYILGYKKGTNIYKKIKAEKNKEKWINNDGVIAKVFPVKNTITSNNRFFLEKDLVRLSKNFSLGKSTKSPFEIAGIMIDGDVYTHRVTPEYNGNLTTLRDLVESDEKKIPKEFFIDTKDMPMWKYLKGGKKEARKSKNGFTYDYSEGAMVFPDSLEKPSRTIVTGEGGSSPSRFKHVIKTKSGSLRRLIPKELEKLNMFPEGHTEKMLNGKLTPDIKRAFIMGNALVVGVIEKLGKSLAMFL